A section of the Amblyomma americanum isolate KBUSLIRL-KWMA chromosome 2, ASM5285725v1, whole genome shotgun sequence genome encodes:
- the LOC144119002 gene encoding endothelin-converting enzyme 1-like: protein MVAGVPFRKRDVLIAALFVAAVTAVIVVAVVALVNATEPVSSKRFCKTKDCFDHAWLLTAKLNRSLDPCRNFSAYVCSAWSPPEGYLEHSNSAMDDVRKSWFPAFEGILVDGSRTIASGYKPLAMYSSCMGERSQYGSNVGVFRKFLNDCRLSWPGEQDPGDTKALDVLQTLALKWHVPLFFQVRVLRLTSVSKWRFTLEPGSLIPLMFQHHVTVSEAGGYAKYWTTFQVILSGAQNEVEINKTLIDATMRMERNIFRRLLTAMRPPAVEPALVSILHLGSYTPPLASDQWLRAFRQTQLKPSVEPSDEVLLSDVAFFAVLASVLASYDDKQLLALIAWSFVQLFAPAVDFRLLENRYDQGVALYRPYFCERFVETAYRILVTALSSVSRFTRQERSLVKTGFNSLVLAAADMVEATTWLDDVSRWLAVQKVSTTRLFLWPPERMLVSSELELLYEAFPNAESSFGEYWVKASRSAAAAYHPREDIDLLGYPVNYALPYFFYDAATGSVKVAVGAVTAPLYYSKGTKAMFYGGLGFFMALQLVASMDSQGLRWHPDGSFGDFFLSNASAEKFALRDGCLQTEGQTLGDSSDDETRTGRRRNSVFPEIPALEVAHEAYQRSVRDDDAPQGIASELSGEQVFFMTLCYMMCTLPGAVGPHTLDCNKAVRNSAAFAQVYRCPNGSPMNPARKCSFFI from the exons ATGGTAGCTGGAGTACCGTTCAGAAAGCGAGATGTGCTCATTGCGGCTTTGTTCGTGGCGGCCGTGACAGCCGTGATTGTCGTCGCAGTGGTCGCGCTGGTGAACGCCACTGAGCCAGTCTCTTCGAAGCGGTTCTGCAAGACGAAAGATTGTTTCGATCACGCCTGGCTGCTTACCGCCAAGCTGAATCGCAGTCTCGACCCTTGCCGAAACTTCAGCGCTTACGTATGCTCCGCCTGGTCGCCTCCCGAAGGCTACCTCGAGCACTCCAACTCGGCCATGGACGACGTGCGCAAATCGTGGTTCCCGGCGTTCGAAGGCATCCTGGTCGATGGTTCACGAACTATTGCCAGCGGGTACAAACCACTTGCCATGTACTCCTCTTGCATGGGCGAGCGATCGCAGTACGGCTCGAACGTTGGCGTATTCCGGAAGTTTCTAAACGACTGCAGACTGTCCTGGCCTGGCGAACAAGATCCCGGCGACACGAAAGCCCTCGACGTGCTGCAGACGCTGGCCTTAAAGTGGCACGTTCCCCTCTTCTTTCAAGTGAGAGTACTGCGTCTGACATCCGTCTCGAAGTGGCGCTTTACTTTGGAGCCTGGATCACTCATCCCTCTCATGTTCCAGCACCACGTCACGGTAAGCGAGGCAGGAGGTTACGCCAAGTACTGGACCACGTTTCAGGTTATCCTGAGTGGCGCGCAGAACGAGGTGGAGATAAACAAGACGCTTATCGACGCAACAATGCGAATGGAAAGAAATATATTCAGAAGGCTTCTGACCGCCATGCGTCCTCCAGCTGTCGAACCGGCGCTGGTGTCCATCTTGCATTTGGGATCCTACACTCCGCCCCTCGCCTCTGACCAATGGCTTAGGGCTTTCAGACAAACGCAGCTCAAGCCCTCAGTGGAGCCCAGCGACGAGGTGCTGCTCAGCGACGTCGCGTTCTTCGCGGTGTTGGCAAGCGTGCTGGCTTCTTACGACGACAAACAGCTCCTCGCCCTGATAGCCTGGTCATTCGTGCAGCTGTTCGCCCCGGCTGTAGATTTCCGGCTGCTGGAAAACCGATACGACCAGGGCGTCGCTCTGTACCGGCCGTACTTCTGCGAGCGATTCGTCGAGACCGCCTACCGTATCCTCGTGACTGCACTGAGCTCCGTATCACGCTTCACGCGACAGGAGCGCTCTCTCGTGAAGACCGGCTTCAACAGTCTGGTCTTGGCCGCTGCCGACATGGTGGAAGCGACAACCTGGCTGGACGACGTGAGCCGATGGCTCGCCGTTCAGAAGGTCTCCACCACTCGCCTTTTTCTGTGGCCCCCAGAGCGAATGCTCGTGAGCAGCGAGCTCGAACTTTTGTACGAAGCTTTTCCTAATGCTGAGTCCTCGTTCGGCGAATACTGGGTAAAGGCGAGTCGCAGCGCCGCCGCGGCGTACCATCCGCGGGAAGATATTGACCTCTTGGGCTATCCGGTGAACTACGCGTTGCCGTACTTCTTCTACGACGCTGCGACTGGCTCTGTCAAGGTGGCCGTTGGCGCTGTGACCGCGCCTCTTTACTACTCCAAGGGTACCAAAGCCATGTTCTACGGGGGACTGGGCTTCTTCATGGCGTTGCAGCTGGTGGCGTCAATGGACAGTCAAGGGCTTAGGTGGCATCCCGACGGCTCGTTCGGAGACTTCTTTCTTTCCAA TGCCTCGGCGGAGAAATTTGCATTGCGAGACGGCTGCCTGCAGACCGAGGGGCAGACCCTCGGCGACAGTAGTGACGACGAGACCCGAACCGGAAGGAGGCGGAACAGCGTGTTTCCCGAGATACCCGCCCTGGAAGTGGCACATGAGGCCTACCAGCGCTCAGTGCGCGACGACGATGCCCCGCAGGGCATCGCGAGCGAGCTCTCCGGGGAGCAGGTCTTCTTCATGACCCTGTGCTACATGATGTGCACGCTGCCCGGGGCCGTGGGGCCGCACACACTGGACTGCAACAAGGCTGTGCGCAACTCGGCGGCCTTCGCCCAAGTCTACCGCTGTCCAAATGGATCCCCTATGAACCCCGCTCGGAAGTGCTCCTTCTTCATTTGA